A region of Gracilinanus agilis isolate LMUSP501 chromosome 3, AgileGrace, whole genome shotgun sequence DNA encodes the following proteins:
- the LOC123239111 gene encoding olfactory receptor 958-like, with protein MEIKNHTVVTEFILLGIPHTEGQEQVLFIVFLIFYLCTLLGNLLILVAVMSDSRLHTPMYFFLCNLSVLDIGFSSVSTPKMLVNLLVRNQVISLGGCMSQVFFYHFLGSTECLLYTVMAYDRFAAICHPLRYTIIMNRRVCAVLAAGTWFTSSFHATILTTLTFQLPYCGSNVVDYFFCDIFPVVKLACGNTLIIETVSFTNIGLVPMTCFLLILASYIRIVIAILKMHSAEGRRKAASTCVSHLSVVTLFFGPCALIYTQPSLSEVLVTPVQIFGNVVTPMLNPTIYTLRNKDVKGALKKLAGAQVTSDGGH; from the coding sequence ATGGAGATAAAGAACCACACTGTAGTGACTGAGTTCATCCTCCTTGGCATTCCACACACAGAAGGGCAGGAACAAGTGCTCTTCATTGTCTTCTTGATCTTCTACCTTTGTACCCTGCTGGGGAACCTTCTCATCCTTGTGGCAGTGATGTCTGATTCCCGCCTCCACACCCCTATGTATTTCTTCCTGTGTAATTTATCTGTTCTAGATATTGGCTTCTCCTCAGTCAGTACTCCCAAGATGTTGGTAAACCTTCTTGTGAGGAATCAAGTCATTTCTTTGGGTGGTTGTATGTCCCAAGTCTTCTTCTATCACTTCTTGGGCAGTACTGAGTGTCTGCTGTATACTGTGATGGCCTATGACAGATTTGCTGCCATCTGCCACCCATTACGTTACACCATCATCATGAACCGCCGGGTATGTGCTGTTCTGGCTGCTGGGACTTGGTTCACCAGCTCCTTCCATGCCACTATCCTTACCACACTAACTTTCCAGCTGCCCTATTGTGGTTCCAATGTAGTGGATTACTTCTTCTGTGACATCTTCCCCGTGGTCAAGTTAGCCTGTGGCAACACCCTTATCATTGAGACAGTGAGCTTTACCAATATTGGGCTTGTCCCCATGACCTGCTTCCTCCTTATTTTGGCTTCCTACATCCGCATTGTGATTGCTATCCTGAAGATGCATTCAGCTGAGGGCAGGCGCAAGGCGGCATCCACTTGTGTATCCCACCTCTCTGTTGTCACGCTGTTTTTTGGACCCTGTGCCCTCATCTACACCCAGCCATCTCTGAGTGAAGTGCTAGTCACTCCTGTTCAAATCTTTGGCAACGTTGTCACCCCCATGCTTAATCCCACAATCTATACTCTTAGGAACAAGGATGTCAAGGGAGCATTGAAGAAGTTGGCTGGGGCACAGGTCACTTCAGATGGAGGTCACTAG